The Georgenia faecalis genome includes a window with the following:
- the pstA gene encoding phosphate ABC transporter permease PstA has protein sequence MATTTDLGIRSRRLPTWAPWAVLAASLVLAAGFLALTAEPTIAGVVFIGALVYVVAVTAVSWQVEGRRWATDRLATTLVTGAFLVAMVPLVSLVWTVVADGGRRFGWDFLTSDMVGIFGQMAEGGAYHAIIGTLYVTGIASVISIPLGILTAIYLVEYGRGKLARAITVLVDVMTGIPSIVAGLFAFSIFLTVFGPAYKSAVIGGVALAVLMTPVVVRSVEEMLRLVPNELREAAYALGVPKWLTIVKVVLRTAVAGITTGVMIAIARVIGETAPLLITVGITNNTNYDAFDGRIATLPVYVYRQYAQGGASADRAWAGALTLIIIVMLLNLVARLVSRVFSPKGMR, from the coding sequence ATGGCCACGACGACGGATCTCGGTATCCGGTCCCGCCGCCTGCCGACGTGGGCGCCGTGGGCCGTCCTCGCCGCCTCCCTGGTGCTCGCGGCGGGCTTCCTCGCCCTCACCGCCGAGCCCACGATCGCCGGTGTGGTCTTCATCGGCGCCCTCGTCTACGTGGTCGCCGTGACCGCCGTCTCCTGGCAGGTGGAGGGGCGTCGCTGGGCCACGGACCGGCTGGCGACGACGCTCGTCACGGGGGCGTTCCTCGTCGCCATGGTCCCGCTCGTCTCGCTCGTGTGGACGGTGGTGGCCGACGGCGGCCGGCGGTTCGGCTGGGACTTCCTCACCTCCGACATGGTGGGGATCTTCGGGCAGATGGCCGAGGGCGGCGCCTACCACGCGATCATCGGCACGCTCTACGTCACCGGCATCGCCAGCGTCATCTCGATCCCGCTGGGCATCCTCACCGCCATCTACCTCGTGGAGTACGGCCGCGGGAAGCTCGCCCGCGCCATCACCGTGCTCGTCGACGTCATGACCGGCATCCCCTCGATCGTCGCCGGCCTCTTCGCCTTCTCGATCTTCCTCACGGTGTTCGGCCCGGCCTACAAGTCGGCGGTCATCGGTGGCGTGGCCCTCGCCGTGCTCATGACGCCCGTCGTCGTCCGCTCGGTCGAGGAGATGCTCCGGCTCGTGCCCAACGAGCTGCGTGAGGCGGCCTACGCCCTCGGCGTCCCCAAGTGGCTGACCATCGTCAAGGTCGTCCTGCGCACGGCGGTCGCCGGCATCACCACCGGCGTGATGATCGCCATCGCCCGGGTCATCGGCGAGACGGCACCCCTGCTCATCACCGTGGGCATCACCAACAACACCAACTACGACGCCTTCGACGGGCGCATCGCGACCCTGCCCGTCTACGTCTACCGTCAGTACGCCCAGGGCGGCGCGAGCGCCGACCGCGCCTGGGCCGGCGCCCTCACGCTCATCATCATCGTCATGCTGCTCAACCTGGTGGCGCGCCTGGTGAGCAGGGTCTTCTCCCCGAAGGGCATGCGCTGA